A window from Parambassis ranga chromosome 13, fParRan2.1, whole genome shotgun sequence encodes these proteins:
- the LOC114444833 gene encoding histone H2A-like, translated as MSGRGKKAAPKPKSAVSRSSRAGLTFPVGRIHRLLRKGNYAERVGNGSAVYLSSVLEYLCAEILELAGNASRDNKKQRIAPRHILLAVKNDEELNKLLSGVTISEGGVIPNIQASLLPKKTKGIAKDDSYGADVQSQEF; from the coding sequence ATGTCTGGCCGAGGAAAGAAAGCTGCCCCCAAGCCCAAATCTGCAGTGTCCCGGTCTTCCAGAGCGGGGCTCACCTTCCCAGTGGGCCGCATCCACAGACTGCTCAGGAAAGGCAACTACGCTGAGCGAGTTGGCAATGGCTCTGCTGTCtacctctcctctgtcctggAGTACCTCTGTGCTGAAATCCTGGAGCTGGCAGGAAACGCCAGCCGTGACAACAAGAAGCAGCGCATTGCTCCTCGACACATCCTGCTGGCTGTAAAAAATGATGAGgagctcaacaagctgctgtCAGGGGTCACAATCTCAGAGGGTGGTGTCATTCCAAACATCCAGGCCAGCCTTCTCCCAAAGAAGACCAAGGGCATTGCCAAAGACGACAGCTACGGTGCAGACGTCCAGTCTCAAGAGTTTTGA